In one Desulfoferula mesophila genomic region, the following are encoded:
- the glyA gene encoding serine hydroxymethyltransferase: MDPLHSIDPQVAALIDKEARRQASVLRMIPSENYASPAVLAATGSILSNKYSEGYPAKRYYQGQENIDEIETLAIERAKALFQAEHANVQPYSGSPANMAVYLGLLGKSGRVLGMDLAAGGHLTHGAKASFSGTYYEVMSYGLSRENGRIDYAQARRLAREFKPQMIFCGASSYPRVVDFAAFAEIAREVGARLVADVSHISGLCVTGQHPAPFPHADVVTSTTHKLLRGPRGGMILCREELAKAIDKAVFPGLQGGPHNQTTAAIAVALKEAATPAYADYCRQVVANAKALAEGLLERGFTLVTGGTDNHLVLIDAGAAGLTGKSLAGALERAGIVANANKIPFDSRSANDPSGVRLGTPALTTRGMTEAEMDLVAGFVAQTAANLEDATALANLRQLVADLCADFPAPGIDPGQC, translated from the coding sequence ATGGACCCTCTTCACTCCATCGATCCCCAGGTAGCCGCCCTTATCGACAAGGAGGCTCGGCGCCAGGCCTCGGTTTTGCGCATGATCCCTTCCGAGAATTATGCCTCTCCCGCGGTGCTGGCCGCCACCGGCAGCATTCTCTCCAATAAATACTCCGAGGGCTACCCGGCCAAGCGCTACTATCAGGGGCAGGAAAATATTGACGAAATAGAGACCCTGGCCATCGAGCGGGCCAAGGCCCTTTTCCAGGCCGAGCACGCCAACGTGCAGCCCTATTCCGGCAGCCCGGCCAACATGGCCGTGTACCTGGGCCTGTTGGGCAAAAGCGGACGGGTGTTGGGCATGGACCTGGCCGCCGGCGGCCACCTGACCCACGGGGCCAAGGCCAGCTTCTCGGGCACCTATTACGAGGTGATGAGCTACGGCCTGAGCCGGGAGAACGGGCGCATCGACTACGCCCAGGCCCGCCGCCTGGCCCGGGAGTTCAAGCCCCAGATGATTTTTTGCGGCGCCTCTTCCTATCCCCGGGTGGTGGATTTCGCGGCCTTCGCCGAGATCGCCCGCGAGGTGGGGGCGCGCCTGGTGGCCGACGTCAGCCACATCTCCGGGCTGTGCGTCACCGGCCAGCACCCCGCCCCCTTCCCCCACGCCGACGTGGTGACCAGCACCACCCACAAGCTGTTGCGCGGGCCCCGGGGCGGCATGATCCTGTGCCGCGAGGAGCTGGCCAAGGCCATCGACAAGGCGGTGTTCCCCGGTCTGCAGGGCGGCCCCCACAACCAGACCACCGCGGCCATCGCCGTGGCCCTGAAGGAGGCCGCCACCCCGGCCTACGCCGACTACTGCCGCCAGGTGGTGGCCAACGCCAAGGCCCTGGCCGAGGGTCTGCTGGAGCGCGGCTTCACCCTGGTGACCGGGGGCACGGACAACCACCTGGTGCTCATCGACGCCGGGGCGGCGGGCCTCACCGGCAAGTCGCTGGCCGGGGCCCTGGAGCGGGCGGGCATCGTGGCCAACGCCAACAAGATCCCCTTCGACTCCCGCTCGGCCAACGACCCCAGTGGGGTGCGCCTGGGCACTCCGGCCTTGACCACCCGGGGCATGACCGAGGCGGAAATGGACCTGGTCGCCGGGT
- a CDS encoding DUF2156 domain-containing protein yields MLLRLAGYKHLELTDKEVFTRHLRAGPPAISELTFSNLFMWRRHYQPHWREADGCLLVAACLEGSEPFGLPPAGAGDRVGAAETLCRDLAQAGYPHQLQRVGEELALALEATGRFSIDFDRDNSDYVYLASELAELPGRRFHRKKNHFNKFVKNYRFEYRPLEAQFIRQVLDMQENWCRLRECDEDPGLASEDRAIYEALSNYQDLDYSGGVILIDGKVEAFSLGEPLSPDTAVIHLEKGNPAFEGIYAAINKLFVTNAWAGMTYINREQDLGLSGLRQAKESYLPHHLVNKYVVTPDFL; encoded by the coding sequence ATGCTTTTGCGCCTCGCGGGATACAAGCACCTGGAGTTGACGGACAAGGAAGTTTTCACCCGCCATTTGCGGGCGGGCCCACCGGCCATCAGCGAGCTTACCTTTTCCAACCTGTTCATGTGGCGGCGCCACTACCAACCCCACTGGCGCGAGGCCGACGGCTGCCTGCTGGTGGCCGCCTGTCTGGAGGGCAGCGAGCCCTTCGGCCTGCCCCCGGCCGGGGCCGGGGACCGGGTGGGGGCCGCCGAAACCCTGTGCCGGGATCTGGCCCAAGCGGGCTATCCCCATCAGCTGCAGCGGGTGGGCGAGGAGCTGGCCCTGGCCCTGGAGGCCACCGGGCGCTTCAGCATCGACTTTGACCGCGACAACAGCGATTACGTTTATCTGGCCTCGGAGTTGGCCGAGTTGCCGGGCCGGCGTTTCCACCGCAAGAAGAACCACTTCAACAAGTTCGTCAAGAACTACCGCTTCGAGTACCGGCCCTTGGAGGCCCAGTTTATCCGCCAGGTGCTGGATATGCAGGAAAACTGGTGCCGCTTGCGCGAGTGCGACGAAGACCCCGGCCTGGCCAGCGAGGATCGGGCCATCTATGAGGCCCTGAGCAACTACCAGGACCTGGATTACTCGGGCGGGGTGATCTTGATCGACGGCAAGGTGGAGGCCTTCAGCCTGGGCGAGCCCTTGTCGCCGGACACGGCGGTGATTCATCTGGAAAAAGGCAACCCTGCCTTTGAGGGCATCTACGCGGCCATCAACAAGCTGTTCGTGACCAACGCCTGGGCCGGGATGACTTATATAAACCGGGAGCAAGACCTGGGGCTCAGCGGCCTGCGCCAGGCCAAGGAGTCCTACCTGCCCCACCATCTGGTCAATAAGTACGTGGTTACGCCCGACTTTTTATAG
- a CDS encoding orotate phosphoribosyltransferase has translation MLELKPYQQRLARLLAGSGALFFAPDLRLKDGRPTPYFVNLGKLNTGRLALEMGRCFAGWIAEQGLIGQNPVIVGPSYKGSALALAAAMCLWEDAEAELAFDYDRKEAKTHGEASGAKAMFVTGALTPGAKLLIIDDVGTSMATKRDLLVKLEAEGRRLGQPFQVLGVLLGVDREQTQAVYDEQGKLVEGVRGPDALAAFVQDTGVKVWSLLGIRQMVRYLAQVGEPVMVAGGMRPLEDADVRRVEEYLAVYGREG, from the coding sequence TTGCTGGAACTGAAGCCTTATCAACAGAGATTGGCCCGCCTTCTGGCCGGCAGCGGAGCCCTGTTCTTCGCCCCGGACCTGCGTCTCAAGGACGGGCGCCCTACCCCCTATTTCGTCAACCTGGGCAAGCTCAACACCGGCCGCCTGGCCCTGGAGATGGGGCGCTGTTTCGCGGGCTGGATCGCCGAACAGGGCCTGATCGGCCAAAACCCGGTGATCGTAGGGCCTTCCTACAAGGGCAGCGCCCTGGCCCTGGCCGCGGCCATGTGCCTGTGGGAAGACGCCGAGGCCGAGCTGGCCTTTGACTACGACCGCAAGGAGGCCAAGACCCACGGCGAGGCCAGCGGGGCCAAGGCCATGTTCGTCACCGGAGCGCTGACCCCGGGGGCCAAGCTACTCATCATCGACGACGTGGGCACCTCCATGGCCACCAAGCGCGACCTGCTGGTTAAGCTGGAGGCCGAGGGCCGGCGCCTGGGCCAACCCTTCCAGGTGCTGGGAGTGCTCCTGGGGGTGGACCGCGAGCAGACCCAGGCGGTGTACGATGAGCAGGGCAAGCTGGTCGAAGGGGTGCGCGGCCCCGACGCCCTGGCCGCCTTTGTGCAGGACACCGGGGTCAAGGTGTGGTCTTTGCTGGGCATCCGGCAGATGGTGCGATACCTGGCCCAGGTGGGCGAGCCGGTCATGGTGGCCGGCGGCATGCGCCCCCTGGAAGACGCCGACGTGCGGCGGGTGGAAGAGTATTTGGCAGTTTACGGGCGGGAAGGCTAG
- a CDS encoding NAD-dependent epimerase/dehydratase family protein — protein MNQLTPQHTHALITGGAGFIGRHLTGHLLSLGQPVEVIDDLSTGGIHNIEPYKDHPGFSYTIADMRKEALLAEMVDRAKVIYHLAAAVGVRLIVENPVRTIETNIGCTETLLRLANKKGKKVILASTSEVYGKNSHVPFVEDHDLVLGSTSKGRWSYACSKAIDEFLALAYCRDRGLPVVVARLFNTVGPGQTGRYGMVLPSFVRQALSGQPITVYGDGTQSRCFSAVDEVVRCLSALAETPEAVGKVVNVGSTKEVKILELAELVKKMTGSSSPIKMVPYEQAYKDGFEDMHRRVPSVDRLRDLVGFVPQMGIEQVVESVIRYYRER, from the coding sequence ATGAATCAGCTAACACCCCAGCACACGCACGCCCTCATCACCGGCGGAGCCGGCTTCATAGGCCGCCACCTGACCGGGCACCTGTTATCCCTGGGGCAACCGGTTGAGGTTATCGACGATTTATCCACGGGCGGCATCCACAATATAGAGCCCTACAAGGATCATCCCGGGTTCAGCTACACCATCGCCGACATGCGCAAGGAGGCCTTGTTGGCGGAGATGGTGGACCGCGCCAAGGTCATCTACCACCTGGCCGCCGCGGTGGGAGTGCGGCTGATCGTGGAGAACCCGGTGAGGACCATCGAGACCAACATTGGCTGCACCGAGACGCTGCTGCGCCTGGCCAACAAAAAAGGCAAAAAGGTGATATTGGCCTCCACCAGCGAGGTCTACGGCAAAAACTCGCATGTGCCCTTTGTGGAGGACCACGACCTGGTGCTGGGATCCACCAGCAAGGGCCGCTGGTCCTACGCCTGTTCCAAGGCCATCGACGAGTTCCTGGCCCTGGCCTATTGCCGGGACCGGGGCCTGCCGGTGGTGGTGGCCCGTCTGTTCAACACCGTGGGCCCGGGCCAGACCGGCCGCTACGGCATGGTGCTGCCCAGCTTCGTGCGCCAGGCCCTGAGCGGCCAGCCCATCACGGTCTACGGCGACGGAACCCAGAGCCGTTGTTTCTCGGCGGTGGACGAGGTGGTGCGCTGCCTGTCCGCCCTGGCCGAGACCCCGGAGGCGGTGGGCAAGGTGGTCAACGTGGGCTCCACCAAGGAAGTGAAAATCCTGGAGCTGGCCGAGCTGGTGAAAAAAATGACCGGGAGCAGCTCGCCCATCAAGATGGTCCCCTACGAACAGGCCTACAAGGACGGTTTCGAGGACATGCACCGGAGGGTGCCTTCCGTGGACAGGCTGCGGGATCTGGTGGGCTTCGTCCCCCAGATGGGCATCGAACAGGTGGTGGAGTCGGTAATACGCTACTACCGGGAGCGCTGA
- a CDS encoding polyphenol oxidase family protein yields MSTPLESPGAGPLRPLRLGEVDFWAFPALEALPGLLHAVSTRQVDLAASGDQAGPNLERLRRTLGLKRLAWVRQVHGTDIVAVNGEEAWPAGVADGLTTDQPGVGLLIKQADCQAVILAAPERGVVANLHAGWRGNAAGMPAKGVEFLRERYGVEPHEIHAAVSPSLGACCGEFVNWREKLPAWFAPFRVGENHFDLEAATRHQLEAAGVRPQRIFTSGRCTVCSPEFFSYRRDKTAGRFGTVVALRE; encoded by the coding sequence TTGAGCACACCGCTTGAGAGCCCCGGCGCCGGGCCCCTGCGCCCCCTGCGATTGGGGGAGGTGGATTTTTGGGCCTTCCCCGCGCTGGAGGCCCTGCCCGGCCTGCTGCACGCCGTGAGCACCCGCCAGGTGGACCTGGCCGCGTCTGGGGACCAGGCGGGGCCCAACCTGGAGCGCCTGCGCCGGACCCTGGGCCTGAAGCGCCTGGCCTGGGTGCGCCAGGTGCACGGCACCGACATCGTGGCCGTGAACGGCGAGGAGGCCTGGCCCGCGGGGGTGGCCGACGGCCTGACTACCGACCAGCCGGGGGTGGGGCTACTCATCAAGCAGGCCGACTGCCAGGCGGTGATCCTGGCCGCGCCGGAGCGGGGGGTGGTGGCCAACCTGCACGCCGGATGGCGGGGCAACGCGGCGGGCATGCCCGCCAAGGGCGTGGAGTTTCTGCGCGAGCGCTACGGGGTGGAGCCCCATGAAATCCACGCGGCGGTGAGCCCCAGCCTGGGGGCCTGCTGCGGCGAGTTCGTCAACTGGCGCGAGAAACTCCCCGCCTGGTTCGCGCCCTTCAGGGTGGGGGAGAACCACTTCGACCTGGAGGCGGCCACCCGCCACCAACTGGAGGCTGCCGGGGTGCGGCCCCAGCGCATATTCACCAGCGGCCGGTGCACCGTGTGCAGCCCGGAGTTTTTCTCCTATCGCCGCGACAAGACCGCCGGCCGCTTCGGCACGGTGGTGGCCCTGCGGGAGTGA
- a CDS encoding dihydroorotate dehydrogenase electron transfer subunit has translation MSHNQYAKVTDNQPVGPEIYRLTLEAPAIAAAARPGQFVMLRVGPGPEPLLARPFSIHGVEGGQVLILYQVKGKGTKLLAQARRGEERLVWGPLGRGFELSLERPVLVAGGMGLAPLAFAAERLEERGAAFEAFYGLASREALVAWDAVSGEGAFYLDGWGWSGASEDGSVGHHGLVTEPLRARLQAGPRPGAVLACGPLPMLKAVAKLCAEFEVACQASLEAPMACGVGACLGCAIPAASGGYLRACQEGPVMEASLVDWGRV, from the coding sequence ATGAGCCACAACCAATACGCCAAGGTGACGGACAACCAGCCGGTGGGGCCGGAGATCTACCGGCTCACCCTGGAGGCTCCGGCCATCGCCGCGGCCGCCCGGCCCGGCCAGTTCGTGATGCTCCGGGTGGGCCCCGGCCCCGAGCCCCTGTTGGCCCGGCCCTTTTCCATCCATGGGGTGGAGGGCGGCCAAGTGTTGATCCTCTACCAGGTCAAGGGCAAGGGCACCAAGCTTCTGGCTCAGGCCCGCCGGGGCGAGGAGCGGCTGGTCTGGGGCCCCCTGGGGCGGGGCTTCGAGTTGAGCCTGGAGCGGCCGGTGTTGGTGGCCGGGGGCATGGGATTGGCCCCCCTGGCCTTCGCGGCCGAGCGCCTGGAGGAGCGGGGCGCGGCCTTCGAGGCCTTTTACGGCCTGGCCTCCAGGGAGGCCCTGGTGGCCTGGGACGCGGTGAGCGGCGAGGGGGCCTTCTACCTTGATGGCTGGGGCTGGAGCGGGGCCAGCGAAGACGGCAGCGTGGGCCACCACGGCCTGGTCACCGAGCCCCTGCGCGCGCGCCTGCAAGCCGGTCCCCGGCCCGGCGCGGTGCTGGCCTGTGGCCCCTTGCCCATGCTCAAGGCGGTGGCCAAGCTGTGCGCCGAGTTCGAGGTAGCCTGCCAGGCGTCGCTGGAGGCGCCCATGGCCTGCGGGGTGGGGGCCTGCCTGGGCTGCGCCATCCCCGCCGCCAGCGGCGGTTATCTCCGGGCCTGTCAGGAAGGCCCTGTAATGGAGGCCTCTTTGGTGGACTGGGGGAGAGTATGA
- a CDS encoding transglutaminase-like domain-containing protein codes for MSDERPLEDFLVPAPGVQCEASEVFELAKRVARGSVGDVEAARRLFEFVRDTVRYSVRVPFDSLEHYLALNTLARGRGYCVQKAALLCALARAVGIPARLGFADIENNLLPEGLYEITGGKVLQYHCFVEWYVGGAWHKATPSFDRALSAERGWRLVEFVPGEDLLLPATDLSGRPHIRYLQQRGWRLGVPLEEMMATWIADVGADHLDAWRAWALAAEQSA; via the coding sequence ATGAGCGACGAGCGGCCCTTGGAGGATTTCCTGGTTCCCGCCCCCGGCGTGCAGTGCGAGGCGAGCGAGGTGTTCGAGCTGGCCAAGCGGGTGGCCCGGGGCAGCGTGGGCGACGTGGAGGCGGCCCGGCGTCTGTTCGAGTTCGTGCGCGACACGGTGCGCTACAGCGTGCGGGTGCCCTTCGATTCCCTGGAGCACTACCTGGCCCTGAACACCCTGGCCCGGGGCCGGGGCTATTGCGTGCAAAAGGCGGCGCTCTTGTGCGCCCTGGCCCGGGCGGTGGGCATCCCCGCCCGCCTGGGCTTCGCGGACATCGAGAACAACCTCTTGCCCGAGGGGCTCTACGAGATCACCGGGGGCAAGGTGTTGCAGTACCACTGCTTCGTGGAATGGTACGTGGGCGGGGCCTGGCACAAGGCCACCCCCAGCTTCGACCGGGCGCTGAGCGCCGAGCGGGGCTGGCGGCTGGTGGAGTTCGTGCCCGGTGAGGACCTGCTCCTGCCCGCCACCGACCTGAGCGGGCGGCCCCACATCCGCTATCTCCAGCAGCGGGGCTGGCGGCTGGGGGTGCCCCTGGAGGAGATGATGGCCACCTGGATCGCCGACGTGGGGGCCGATCACCTCGATGCCTGGCGGGCCTGGGCCCTGGCGGCGGAGCAGAGCGCGTGA
- a CDS encoding dihydroorotate dehydrogenase, protein MAVSVGGVALANPVLAASGTFGYGREYSPYLEPTAIGGLVTKGVSLRPREGNPPPRIVETACGMLNAIGLANVGLEEFLAHKLPWLAGQPGAVVVNLYGESVEEFAELAARLGAEPGVDALELNVSCPNVKEGGMAFGCHPGAVGEVTQAAVRAAAGKPVWVKLTPNVTDPMPMALAAAQAGAQAVSLINTLLAMAIDPQTRRPRLANVVGGLSGPAIKPVGLRMVWQVAGALKIQHPQVDVVGLGGIMSGTDAAEYLIAGAKAVQVGTASFTDPAAAGRIAAELAAYCTEQKMSAAELCGSLRL, encoded by the coding sequence ATGGCCGTCAGCGTGGGCGGAGTGGCCCTGGCCAACCCGGTTTTGGCCGCCAGCGGCACCTTCGGCTATGGCCGGGAATACAGCCCCTACCTGGAGCCCACGGCCATCGGCGGCCTGGTCACCAAGGGGGTAAGCCTAAGGCCCCGCGAGGGCAACCCGCCGCCGCGCATCGTGGAGACCGCCTGCGGCATGCTCAACGCCATCGGCCTGGCCAACGTGGGCCTGGAGGAATTTTTGGCCCACAAGCTGCCCTGGCTGGCCGGGCAGCCGGGGGCGGTGGTGGTCAACCTCTACGGCGAGAGCGTGGAGGAGTTCGCCGAGCTGGCCGCCCGCCTGGGGGCCGAGCCGGGGGTGGACGCCCTGGAGCTCAACGTGAGCTGCCCCAACGTGAAGGAAGGCGGCATGGCCTTCGGCTGCCACCCCGGCGCGGTGGGCGAGGTAACCCAGGCGGCGGTGCGGGCCGCGGCGGGCAAGCCGGTATGGGTCAAGCTGACCCCCAACGTCACCGACCCGATGCCCATGGCCCTGGCCGCCGCCCAGGCCGGAGCCCAGGCGGTGAGCCTGATCAACACCCTGCTGGCCATGGCCATCGACCCCCAGACCCGTCGGCCCCGCCTGGCCAACGTGGTGGGCGGCCTCAGCGGCCCGGCCATCAAGCCGGTGGGCCTGCGCATGGTGTGGCAGGTGGCGGGCGCCCTCAAGATTCAGCACCCGCAGGTGGACGTGGTGGGCCTGGGGGGCATCATGAGCGGCACGGACGCGGCGGAATACCTCATCGCCGGGGCCAAGGCGGTGCAGGTGGGCACGGCATCCTTCACCGACCCCGCCGCCGCCGGGCGCATCGCCGCCGAGCTGGCCGCCTATTGCACCGAGCAGAAGATGAGCGCCGCCGAGCTATGCGGCAGCCTGCGGCTATAA
- a CDS encoding AtzH-like domain-containing protein translates to MDLSPHAIAEVRITLDSFLEAYGRGDLDEIMGFFLDDPRIIGLGTGLGERNLGWDENRAQVERDLAQSISRQVTMDWFKGAGKGEVAWAAMESTAKMQTQAGEFDVTLRGSFVFLRTDHGWRIVSYHLSVPMAVE, encoded by the coding sequence ATGGACCTTAGCCCGCACGCCATCGCCGAGGTTCGCATCACCCTGGACAGCTTTTTGGAGGCCTACGGCCGGGGCGACCTGGACGAGATCATGGGCTTTTTCCTGGACGACCCCCGCATCATCGGCCTGGGCACCGGGCTGGGCGAGCGCAACCTGGGCTGGGACGAAAACCGGGCCCAGGTGGAGCGCGACCTGGCCCAGAGCATCAGCCGCCAAGTGACCATGGACTGGTTCAAGGGCGCGGGCAAGGGCGAGGTGGCCTGGGCGGCCATGGAGAGCACGGCCAAGATGCAGACCCAGGCGGGGGAGTTCGACGTCACCCTGCGGGGCAGCTTCGTGTTCCTGCGCACCGACCATGGCTGGAGGATCGTCTCCTACCACCTCAGCGTGCCCATGGCCGTGGAGTAA
- a CDS encoding FAD-dependent oxidoreductase, producing the protein MEKDIVVVGGGPGGIISAMTAKSVYPEKSVCVIRQIGDGVIPCAIPYMINTIAEPKGNAMPMGGLEAAGIESVVAGAVSLDPEAKTLSLDNGDSVTYDRLVLATGSNPAKPPIPGADLEGVFTITKSLAPLSGMVEDARAAKNVVIVGGGFIGAEFADELSGQSGVNIHLVELMPKVLQAAFDDEYCDEIQKKLEDQGIKMHLGQMVKAFQGEGKVSSVALSNGEELPADLVIIGIGGRPNSKLAGDAGLLLASDGSIWVDSYMRTSSPDIFAVGDCALKRDFFTRKAVPVWLASTATAEARNAGTNIYGIRVLNQIQGSIAAFSTKFGDTCYASAGLTERVCQREGIRYVSGTAAAPDRHPGNLPGASPMSVKLLFADRAGALLGGQVFGGESAGELVNVIAMGIQKGATVRDMDMMQIATHPKLSSSPTVHPLINAAHQALAKLRAK; encoded by the coding sequence ATGGAAAAAGATATCGTAGTGGTGGGAGGAGGCCCCGGCGGGATTATTTCCGCCATGACCGCCAAGAGCGTTTATCCCGAAAAGTCGGTTTGCGTTATCCGCCAGATCGGCGACGGGGTGATCCCCTGCGCCATTCCCTACATGATTAACACCATCGCCGAACCCAAGGGCAACGCCATGCCCATGGGCGGCCTGGAAGCCGCGGGCATCGAGTCGGTGGTGGCCGGGGCGGTGTCGTTGGACCCGGAGGCCAAGACCCTGAGCCTGGACAACGGCGATTCGGTCACCTACGACCGCCTGGTGCTGGCCACGGGCAGCAACCCGGCCAAGCCGCCCATACCCGGCGCGGACCTGGAGGGGGTGTTCACCATCACCAAGAGCCTGGCCCCCCTGAGCGGGATGGTGGAAGACGCCCGGGCGGCCAAGAACGTGGTCATCGTGGGCGGCGGCTTCATCGGCGCGGAGTTCGCCGACGAGCTGTCCGGCCAAAGCGGGGTGAACATCCACCTGGTGGAGTTGATGCCCAAGGTGTTGCAGGCGGCCTTTGACGATGAATACTGCGACGAGATTCAAAAGAAGCTGGAAGATCAGGGCATAAAGATGCACCTGGGCCAGATGGTCAAGGCCTTCCAGGGCGAGGGCAAGGTCAGCTCCGTGGCCCTGTCCAACGGCGAGGAACTGCCCGCCGACCTGGTGATCATCGGCATAGGCGGGCGGCCCAACAGCAAGCTGGCCGGCGACGCGGGCCTGCTGTTGGCCAGCGACGGCTCCATCTGGGTGGACAGCTACATGCGCACCTCGTCCCCGGACATCTTCGCGGTGGGCGACTGCGCCCTCAAGCGCGACTTCTTCACCCGCAAGGCCGTGCCGGTGTGGCTGGCCTCCACCGCCACGGCCGAGGCGCGCAACGCGGGCACCAACATCTACGGCATCCGGGTGCTCAACCAGATCCAGGGCAGCATCGCCGCCTTTTCCACCAAGTTCGGCGACACCTGCTACGCCAGCGCCGGGCTGACCGAGCGGGTCTGCCAACGCGAGGGCATCCGCTACGTGAGCGGCACCGCCGCCGCCCCGGACCGCCACCCCGGCAACCTGCCCGGCGCCTCGCCCATGAGCGTGAAGCTGCTTTTCGCCGACCGGGCCGGGGCCCTGTTGGGTGGCCAGGTGTTTGGCGGCGAGTCGGCTGGCGAGCTGGTCAACGTCATCGCCATGGGCATCCAAAAGGGGGCCACGGTGCGCGACATGGACATGATGCAGATCGCCACCCACCCCAAGCTGTCGTCCTCACCAACGGTGCACCCCTTGATCAACGCGGCCCACCAGGCCCTGGCCAAGCTGCGCGCCAAGTAG
- a CDS encoding DMT family transporter → MVPKSLPRGASMVGLAALGVAVMAAIVKWASAAFSIEFLLSVRMTAGMAMFLAARRLYFPELSLATAKPRLQVINGTVYVAAMYCLYSSLSSTPLPKALLLFNLAPILATAWNHFFRKIRQPWPAWLGTALGLAGVVLVMVPASERIGGVSWLALASGVLMSVVLVTSNMLGPTEPKERISFYVVLCGVVISLGAMSVVGVHYPAWQHSLFPPRDWASPFFEDTGLLAALLSLGLLTILVPALTSGAYHYASMGELGPFRYSGVLFAALIDWLVWSQFPAWNDVLAFALITAGGALAVWGRRAYTEGFET, encoded by the coding sequence ATGGTACCTAAGAGCCTTCCCCGGGGCGCTTCCATGGTGGGGCTGGCGGCCCTGGGCGTGGCGGTCATGGCCGCCATCGTCAAATGGGCCTCGGCCGCCTTTTCCATCGAATTCCTCTTGAGCGTACGCATGACCGCGGGCATGGCCATGTTCCTGGCGGCGCGGCGCTTGTATTTTCCCGAGCTGTCCCTGGCCACCGCCAAGCCACGTTTGCAGGTGATCAACGGCACCGTCTACGTGGCGGCCATGTATTGCCTGTACTCCAGCCTGAGCAGCACCCCCCTGCCCAAGGCCCTGCTTCTGTTCAACCTCGCGCCGATCCTGGCCACGGCGTGGAATCACTTTTTCCGTAAGATCCGCCAACCCTGGCCGGCCTGGCTGGGGACCGCCCTGGGCCTGGCCGGCGTGGTCCTAGTCATGGTGCCCGCCTCCGAGCGCATCGGGGGGGTCTCCTGGCTGGCCCTGGCCTCGGGAGTGCTGATGAGCGTGGTTTTGGTCACCAGCAACATGCTGGGGCCAACCGAGCCCAAGGAGCGCATTTCCTTTTACGTGGTGCTGTGCGGGGTGGTGATAAGCCTCGGGGCCATGAGCGTGGTGGGGGTACATTACCCGGCCTGGCAGCACAGCCTGTTTCCCCCGCGCGACTGGGCCAGCCCCTTTTTCGAGGACACCGGCCTGCTGGCGGCCCTGCTTTCCCTGGGGCTGCTCACCATCCTGGTGCCCGCCCTGACCAGCGGGGCCTATCACTACGCCAGCATGGGCGAGTTGGGCCCCTTCCGCTACTCCGGGGTGCTGTTCGCCGCGCTCATAGACTGGCTGGTATGGAGTCAGTTTCCCGCCTGGAACGACGTGCTGGCCTTCGCCCTCATCACCGCCGGAGGGGCCTTGGCCGTATGGGGCCGGCGGGCTTACACGGAAGGGTTTGAGACATGA